ACGTCGTGCAGGAGACGCTCATCCGTGCCTGGAAGAACGCCGGTCAGCTCAACAGGGCGACCGGTTCGGTACGCCCCTGGCTGGTGACGGTCGCCCGGCGCATCGTCATCGACGGCCACCGCAGCCGGCAGGCCCGGCCGCAGGAGGTCGATCCGTCGCCGCTGGAGGTCATCCCCGCGGAGGACGAGATCGACAGGGCACTGTGGCTGATGACGCTTTCCGACGCACTGGAGGACCTGACTCCCGCACATCGGGAGGTACTTGTCGAGACCTACTTCAAAGGGCGTACGGTCAA
The window above is part of the Streptomyces venezuelae genome. Proteins encoded here:
- a CDS encoding sigma-70 family RNA polymerase sigma factor; the encoded protein is MRKDSAVADERPQPHRHRLGRPPGPDEELMRALYQEHAGPLLAYVLRLVAGDRQRAEDVVQETLIRAWKNAGQLNRATGSVRPWLVTVARRIVIDGHRSRQARPQEVDPSPLEVIPAEDEIDRALWLMTLSDALEDLTPAHREVLVETYFKGRTVNEAAETLGIPSGTVRSRVFYALRSMKLALEERGVTA